Proteins encoded within one genomic window of Flavobacterium sp. NG2:
- a CDS encoding nuclear transport factor 2 family protein, with the protein MKQETQILECEKRLLEAMKNSDIKELDDLLHDDLIFNIPNGQSITKDIDIQNYKSGIMSVSEIIVLNQNIKCNTKNATVITTIYLKAKYGEQLVEGKFRYCRVWIPTVNSWKVIEGNAIQI; encoded by the coding sequence ATGAAACAAGAAACACAAATACTTGAGTGCGAGAAAAGACTTTTAGAGGCTATGAAAAATAGCGATATTAAAGAACTGGATGATTTATTGCATGATGATTTAATTTTTAATATTCCAAATGGTCAAAGCATTACCAAAGACATAGATATTCAAAATTATAAATCAGGAATTATGTCTGTTTCTGAAATAATTGTACTCAATCAAAATATAAAATGTAACACAAAAAATGCAACTGTTATTACAACAATTTATTTGAAAGCTAAATATGGTGAACAACTAGTAGAAGGCAAGTTCAGATATTGTAGAGTATGGATACCAACCGTAAATTCTTGGAAAGTTATTGAGGGAAATGCAATTCAAATTTAG
- a CDS encoding MmpS family transport accessory protein, whose protein sequence is MKTMNVIKTVISLLTLTLIISCSKDDNGTSSDSRNVKYEVSGTAIGTFDITYITGSSSGSNAVPSVLPWTKEIVAPDGFFAPTINASVFGATPGKTLTAKIYVGGVVKKEQTEIVQSNGMAIIGGLQYVLK, encoded by the coding sequence ATGAAAACAATGAATGTAATAAAAACAGTTATCTCTCTTTTGACTTTAACCCTAATAATTTCTTGTAGTAAGGATGATAATGGTACATCATCTGACAGTAGGAATGTTAAATATGAAGTGTCTGGAACCGCTATTGGTACCTTTGATATAACCTATATCACAGGGTCTAGTTCAGGGTCAAATGCAGTCCCTTCTGTTTTGCCATGGACAAAAGAAATAGTAGCACCAGATGGTTTTTTTGCTCCCACAATTAATGCCTCAGTATTTGGTGCGACTCCTGGCAAAACCTTGACCGCCAAAATATATGTGGGTGGCGTGGTCAAAAAAGAACAAACAGAAATAGTGCAATCAAACGGAATGGCTATTATTGGAGGGCTTCAATATGTTTTAAAATAG
- a CDS encoding outer membrane beta-barrel protein, with product MNKIKLSITCLTIFSMSITAQIQKGTNLGDIGLGLSSYGTPIHLGFEHLVTNEIGVGLAVNYTSYKDNDYLNDYKWSFIYGGIKGNYHFNKVLNIDSKFDVYGGLTLGYWKATLKDENTISHTSLGNSAFFSGQVGGRYFLTDKFNVFLEAGGGNISGLTAGVSLKF from the coding sequence ATGAACAAAATTAAATTATCAATTACCTGTCTTACAATTTTTTCAATGTCTATTACAGCTCAAATCCAAAAAGGAACAAACCTAGGGGATATAGGTTTAGGTTTATCTTCATATGGCACTCCTATACACCTAGGATTTGAACATCTTGTAACTAATGAAATCGGTGTTGGATTGGCTGTAAATTATACCTCCTATAAGGACAATGATTATTTAAATGATTACAAATGGTCATTTATTTATGGTGGTATAAAAGGGAACTATCACTTTAATAAAGTACTCAATATTGACTCAAAATTTGATGTTTATGGAGGTTTAACACTTGGATACTGGAAAGCGACACTAAAAGATGAAAACACCATATCTCACACCAGTTTGGGTAATTCTGCCTTTTTTTCTGGACAAGTTGGCGGTCGTTACTTTCTTACAGATAAATTCAATGTTTTCTTAGAAGCTGGAGGGGGGAATATTTCAGGATTAACAGCAGGTGTATCTTTAAAATTTTAA
- a CDS encoding DUF4249 domain-containing protein — protein MKKILLFIFFTCLTSCEEVVNVNLSTAEPKLVVDATINWNKGTTGNVQTIKLTTTTGYYQSEIPKVSGAIVFIKNSSNQVFNFTEDINSSGNSGQYKCVDFIPQLNETYTLTVSYGGQSYSATEKLLPSPVITDVEQRDDLGFNSDEIGLKINFNDFPNQINHYLTRFDSAFHPFPEYQTIPDEFTEGKNMAALYSNEKLKKGDVINISLMGISKTFYNYMTIVLSNANPSGPFQAPPAKIRGNIVNQTDKNNYALGYFRLGEVEKLEYSVE, from the coding sequence ATGAAAAAGATACTATTGTTTATATTCTTCACTTGTTTAACGAGTTGTGAAGAAGTTGTAAATGTAAATTTATCTACAGCAGAACCTAAACTTGTTGTAGATGCAACCATTAATTGGAACAAAGGGACAACTGGCAATGTTCAAACCATAAAACTTACTACTACAACAGGATACTATCAAAGTGAGATTCCAAAAGTTTCTGGAGCGATTGTTTTTATTAAAAATAGTTCCAATCAAGTATTCAATTTTACAGAAGATATTAATTCTTCTGGAAATAGTGGTCAATATAAATGTGTGGATTTTATTCCGCAATTAAATGAAACCTACACTTTGACTGTTTCTTATGGTGGACAAAGCTATAGTGCCACTGAGAAATTATTACCTAGTCCGGTAATTACTGATGTTGAACAAAGAGACGACTTGGGTTTTAATAGTGATGAAATTGGTTTAAAGATAAATTTTAATGATTTCCCAAATCAAATTAATCATTATTTAACTCGATTTGATTCGGCTTTCCATCCATTTCCAGAATACCAAACCATCCCTGATGAATTTACAGAAGGAAAAAACATGGCAGCTCTATATTCCAATGAAAAACTCAAAAAAGGAGATGTCATAAATATATCATTAATGGGAATTTCTAAAACTTTCTATAACTATATGACTATTGTTTTATCTAATGCCAATCCTAGTGGTCCTTTTCAAGCGCCACCAGCAAAAATTAGAGGAAATATTGTAAACCAAACTGACAAAAACAATTATGCCTTAGGGTATTTCAGATTGGGTGAAGTAGAGAAATTAGAATATAGTGTGGAGTAA
- a CDS encoding TonB-dependent receptor produces MKTKHKLLTLLFFLSLVSHAQKVTISGTIKDIKTTETLIGVNVYIDELKTGTNTNEYGFYSLTVPTGDYTLRMSYVGFKTIEVKINLSQSIKKDFSLDENENSLNEVIVTNDKKKSEIKSTEMSVNKLSIQTIKKIPVILGEVDIIKSILQLPGVTNAGEGQSGFNVRGGSTDQNLILLDEATVYNSSHLFGFFSVFNADAIKDLKLYKGGIPSRFGGRLSSVLDIYQKEGNKEEYRYSGGIGIISSRLLAEGPLSKGNGSFLVAGRASYGHLFLKLSDNKNSASFYDLNTKLNYRINDQNKLFLSGYFGRDAFDLNGIFVNTYGNSFMNLRWNHLFSDKLFSNLSLIYSDYYYGLDFNLLGFNWDSGIQNYNLKYDFKHYLGNATKLTYGINSQYYKFNPGTINPTTADSGINKKQLDKKFAIETALYFDVDQEISNKISVNYGLRYSTFYRLGKQELNIYQNNQAVLFNPEFNIYEKATPIGTKNYGKNETIADFNNLEPRLAISYAINDEQSIKASYNRMAQYLHLISNTQSPTPLDIWAPSDDFFKPQLLDQFALGYFKNFNNDRYSLEIETFYKKIKNRVDYIDGAELIANNNVEQLILNGNGRSYGLEFMLKKNTGKFNGWVSYTLSRAEQQTPGRTATETGINDGKWYKSGFDKLHNLSITSTYLLNNKWSFGSVFSLQSGQPVTYPNGQYEYGGIIIPSFGNRNEERLPTYHHLDLSATYTPKPNKQKGWQGEWIFSIYNVYNRQNAASINFRQNVDTGINEAVKFSIFGAVPGITYNFKF; encoded by the coding sequence ATGAAAACAAAACATAAATTATTAACTCTGTTATTCTTTCTTTCTCTAGTTTCTCATGCACAGAAGGTCACGATTAGTGGAACAATAAAAGATATTAAAACAACAGAAACACTAATCGGCGTTAATGTTTATATTGATGAATTAAAAACCGGAACAAACACAAATGAATATGGTTTTTATTCTTTAACAGTGCCCACAGGAGACTATACGCTTAGAATGAGTTATGTGGGTTTTAAAACTATTGAGGTAAAAATAAATTTATCACAAAGTATAAAAAAAGACTTTTCACTTGATGAAAATGAAAACTCATTAAATGAAGTTATTGTTACAAACGATAAAAAGAAATCTGAAATTAAAAGTACCGAAATGAGTGTCAATAAACTCTCAATTCAAACCATAAAAAAGATACCAGTCATTCTAGGTGAGGTTGATATTATAAAATCGATTCTTCAATTACCTGGTGTTACAAATGCAGGTGAAGGACAATCAGGTTTTAATGTAAGAGGAGGAAGTACCGATCAAAATTTAATATTACTAGATGAGGCTACTGTGTATAATTCATCTCATTTATTTGGTTTTTTCTCCGTATTTAATGCTGATGCCATCAAAGATTTAAAATTGTACAAAGGAGGAATTCCTTCCCGATTTGGCGGTAGACTTTCATCGGTTCTAGACATCTATCAAAAAGAAGGAAATAAAGAAGAATACAGATATTCTGGAGGTATCGGAATTATTTCTAGTAGATTATTAGCCGAAGGACCACTATCAAAAGGAAATGGGTCATTCTTAGTTGCAGGTAGAGCCTCGTACGGGCATTTATTTTTGAAGTTATCTGACAATAAAAACTCGGCTTCATTTTACGATTTGAATACAAAATTAAACTATCGAATAAACGACCAAAATAAATTATTCCTTTCGGGCTATTTTGGACGAGATGCATTTGATTTGAATGGAATTTTTGTAAATACCTATGGTAATTCATTCATGAATCTACGATGGAATCATTTGTTTTCAGATAAATTATTTTCAAATTTATCTTTAATCTATAGTGACTATTATTATGGTTTGGATTTTAATTTACTTGGTTTTAATTGGGATAGTGGTATTCAAAACTATAATTTAAAATACGATTTTAAACACTATTTAGGCAATGCTACCAAATTAACCTATGGGATTAATTCTCAATATTATAAATTTAACCCAGGAACAATCAACCCTACAACAGCAGATTCTGGAATTAACAAAAAACAGTTAGACAAAAAATTTGCCATAGAAACAGCTTTGTATTTTGATGTAGATCAAGAAATCAGCAATAAAATATCGGTAAATTATGGACTAAGGTACAGTACATTTTATCGCCTTGGTAAACAAGAACTCAACATATACCAAAATAATCAAGCAGTACTTTTTAATCCTGAATTCAACATATATGAAAAAGCGACTCCAATAGGTACAAAAAACTATGGTAAAAATGAAACAATAGCAGACTTCAATAATTTAGAACCACGTCTAGCAATTTCATACGCTATTAATGATGAGCAGTCTATTAAGGCAAGTTACAATAGAATGGCACAATACCTACATCTTATTTCTAATACGCAATCACCTACTCCATTAGATATTTGGGCACCAAGTGATGATTTTTTTAAACCACAGTTGTTAGACCAATTTGCTTTAGGATATTTTAAAAACTTTAATAACGATAGGTATTCTTTAGAAATTGAAACCTTTTATAAAAAAATAAAAAACCGTGTAGATTACATTGATGGTGCAGAATTAATTGCTAATAATAATGTTGAACAACTTATTTTGAACGGAAACGGCAGGTCATACGGATTAGAATTTATGTTAAAAAAGAATACCGGAAAATTTAATGGTTGGGTATCCTATACACTGTCAAGAGCAGAACAACAAACACCTGGCAGAACAGCTACAGAAACCGGAATTAACGATGGTAAATGGTACAAATCAGGTTTTGATAAATTACATAACCTATCCATTACTTCAACTTATTTATTGAATAACAAATGGAGTTTTGGTTCTGTATTTAGTTTACAATCAGGACAACCTGTAACGTATCCAAATGGACAATACGAATATGGAGGCATTATCATTCCTAGTTTTGGTAATAGAAATGAAGAAAGATTACCTACGTACCATCATCTGGACTTGTCAGCTACCTATACACCTAAACCTAATAAGCAAAAAGGATGGCAAGGCGAATGGATATTTAGCATCTATAATGTGTATAACCGACAAAATGCTGCTTCCATAAACTTCAGACAAAATGTAGATACAGGCATAAATGAAGCAGTTAAGTTTTCCATTTTCGGGGCTGTTCCTGGTATTACTTACAATTTTAAATTTTAA
- a CDS encoding DUF6326 family protein, whose product MFLYTYVDYFHLYMPGTIKDILAGKVFVFDISYIFLLIAMIFVTIPVLMIFLSVALPANVNRWTNIIVAMVFIPYMLFNLVGEAWVHMYFAAAVEVVLLGLIIRYAWKWPHIEA is encoded by the coding sequence ATGTTTCTCTATACTTATGTCGATTATTTTCACTTATATATGCCTGGTACTATAAAAGATATATTGGCAGGAAAAGTATTTGTATTTGATATTTCATATATCTTTCTGCTGATAGCAATGATTTTTGTAACAATTCCAGTTCTAATGATTTTCCTTTCTGTTGCCCTGCCAGCTAATGTAAATCGCTGGACAAACATAATCGTGGCTATGGTATTTATTCCTTATATGTTGTTTAATTTGGTAGGAGAGGCTTGGGTGCACATGTATTTTGCTGCGGCTGTAGAAGTCGTTCTACTTGGACTAATTATCCGTTATGCATGGAAATGGCCTCATATTGAAGCATGA
- a CDS encoding DUF6567 family protein, translating to MKKINQKIVIYSVLLLLATFLNSCGIGHAYVTNHNQNATEVRLSENNFKVIDQVSGSSKTSYVLAIGGMNKRQLYENAYSIMMKKANLINGSKAVINVMTEEHLSGFAPFFVRRTITVNAQVVEFTR from the coding sequence ATGAAAAAAATTAACCAAAAAATCGTCATTTATTCCGTTTTATTATTGCTCGCGACATTTCTTAATTCGTGTGGTATCGGTCACGCCTATGTAACCAACCACAATCAAAACGCTACTGAGGTGCGCTTAAGTGAGAACAACTTCAAAGTAATTGATCAAGTAAGCGGAAGTTCGAAGACGTCTTATGTATTAGCAATTGGAGGTATGAACAAAAGGCAATTATACGAAAATGCATATTCAATAATGATGAAGAAAGCCAACTTAATAAATGGTTCCAAAGCAGTAATCAACGTGATGACAGAGGAACACCTCAGCGGGTTTGCCCCTTTCTTTGTCAGGAGAACTATAACGGTGAATGCCCAAGTAGTTGAATTTACTAGGTAA
- a CDS encoding LuxR C-terminal-related transcriptional regulator has translation MLLTKLHIPSLGKNLIQRSYLFKKLNEGLNRKLILISAPAGFGKTTLISDWINEYKILTAWVSLEKGDSDPVEFLNYIIAGIQTISSEFGQSAMMLLNSPDKPNYKSITNLLLNDMLQISQNILLVLDDFHSTDSSEITKIIADLLECIPNNIHIVISTRSDPALLLARLRSQQQLVELRSSDLGFSANDIYVLFNKKLRIGISRDDANSLETKTEGWIAGLQLTALSLQERKDVSGFIQDLNGDNRYIMDYLIEEVLKIQLDDIKEFLLQTSILERFSASLCNSILDRNDSQIIIEKLENNNLFVIPLDSERKWYRYHHLFADLLKQKLLLKDKTLVENLHRKAAKWFEDNEMYDLAIDHTLVIKDYVKSIQLLERVVENMWKNGLHSAISSYGGLIPHDVIKYNPEFCLYYSWILINHGEIQKAEPLLKFAQKITNDKILDKITKKKEVENYIKLQGKIAVAFAHLYSNLQKPEIILDYCQIAFQNLYKEDTLWLGWAWNSKGIAELNKGNIRQGIDALIIALEYAKKSGNLYLISSAASSLSYHESIFGQYKSAYKRCSDLLDFMKEKGYSEIAKAEWTYAGIFTMMSVTECLWADFDKALKSVETAYNLCKNEKNITQKIIALLAYSYILHAHEDKTGAVNKLNELEGVLKQFKISPYIITTYVGWKIYLLIEASQLEKANDFVKECGLEINGEISYQNEHSYLNFARLLIVQYQFDEATSILTKIFTLASTGGRIETLVQVEILYTILNIMTGFQNKAIRSLIAAMEYAADEDLINYFLFDLTTTNKILGEVYKIQATTQTKIPKTFIDKLKYAINKKQNRVKNYANFELSDRELETLKLIAQNLTNLEIADKLFVSVNTVKTHLKNIYIKLDVNSRSKAATKAKKNQLI, from the coding sequence ATGCTTTTGACTAAACTTCATATACCATCTCTGGGGAAGAATTTAATTCAACGTTCCTATCTTTTTAAAAAATTAAACGAAGGTCTCAATCGCAAATTAATTCTTATTTCAGCACCTGCCGGATTTGGCAAGACTACCCTTATAAGTGATTGGATCAATGAATACAAGATTTTAACAGCATGGGTTTCATTAGAAAAAGGAGATAGTGATCCAGTAGAATTTTTGAATTATATAATCGCAGGTATTCAAACTATTAGTTCAGAATTTGGGCAAAGTGCAATGATGCTTTTAAATTCTCCCGACAAACCTAATTATAAGTCTATTACCAATTTGCTTCTGAATGATATGCTGCAAATTAGTCAAAATATTTTATTAGTACTTGACGATTTTCATTCGACTGATTCAAGTGAAATAACAAAAATAATAGCTGATTTACTGGAATGCATCCCCAATAATATTCATATTGTAATCTCAACCCGATCAGACCCAGCACTTCTTTTAGCTAGGTTAAGAAGCCAACAGCAACTTGTTGAATTGCGATCATCAGATCTTGGTTTTTCGGCAAATGATATTTATGTTTTATTTAATAAAAAATTAAGAATTGGCATATCACGTGATGATGCTAATTCACTTGAGACCAAGACGGAAGGCTGGATTGCTGGCCTACAACTTACAGCATTATCATTACAAGAGCGTAAGGATGTTTCTGGATTTATTCAAGACTTAAATGGAGATAACCGATATATTATGGATTATCTGATTGAGGAAGTGCTTAAAATCCAATTAGATGATATCAAAGAATTCTTGTTGCAAACATCAATATTAGAAAGATTCTCTGCCTCCTTGTGTAATTCCATTTTAGATAGAAATGATAGTCAGATAATTATTGAGAAGCTGGAAAATAATAATTTATTTGTTATCCCGCTGGATTCAGAAAGGAAATGGTACCGGTATCATCATCTCTTTGCTGATTTGTTAAAACAGAAACTTTTACTAAAAGATAAAACTTTAGTTGAAAATCTTCATAGAAAAGCCGCTAAATGGTTTGAAGATAATGAGATGTATGATTTAGCAATAGATCATACTTTAGTCATTAAAGATTACGTAAAAAGTATTCAATTACTTGAACGGGTAGTTGAGAATATGTGGAAAAACGGTCTTCATTCTGCTATTTCAAGTTATGGTGGATTGATTCCACATGATGTTATAAAATACAATCCTGAATTTTGTTTATATTATTCGTGGATATTAATTAATCATGGAGAAATTCAAAAGGCCGAACCACTTTTGAAATTTGCTCAAAAAATAACCAATGATAAAATACTGGATAAAATAACCAAAAAAAAGGAAGTTGAAAATTATATAAAATTACAGGGGAAAATTGCGGTTGCCTTTGCCCATTTATATTCAAATCTACAGAAACCAGAGATAATATTAGATTATTGCCAAATAGCCTTTCAAAATCTTTACAAGGAAGATACCTTATGGCTGGGTTGGGCTTGGAATTCTAAAGGTATTGCAGAATTGAATAAAGGAAATATCAGGCAAGGTATAGATGCATTGATTATTGCTTTAGAATACGCAAAAAAATCGGGGAATCTATATCTTATTTCATCAGCAGCTTCATCTCTATCCTACCACGAGTCAATCTTTGGTCAGTATAAATCCGCATATAAACGCTGCTCCGATCTTTTGGATTTTATGAAGGAAAAAGGATATTCGGAGATTGCGAAAGCAGAATGGACTTATGCAGGAATATTTACTATGATGTCCGTTACAGAATGTCTTTGGGCCGATTTTGATAAAGCTTTGAAAAGTGTAGAAACGGCATATAATCTATGTAAAAATGAAAAGAATATTACTCAAAAAATAATAGCGTTACTGGCGTATTCATATATTTTGCATGCTCATGAAGATAAAACTGGAGCTGTAAATAAATTAAATGAATTAGAGGGAGTACTGAAACAATTTAAGATCTCACCTTATATTATTACAACTTATGTTGGATGGAAAATATACTTACTAATTGAAGCATCGCAACTTGAGAAAGCAAATGATTTTGTTAAAGAATGCGGATTGGAAATTAATGGAGAGATTTCCTATCAAAATGAACATTCCTATCTTAATTTTGCGCGTTTATTGATTGTGCAATATCAATTTGATGAAGCAACATCCATTCTAACTAAAATATTCACGTTAGCAAGTACTGGTGGTAGAATTGAAACACTGGTTCAAGTTGAAATTCTATATACTATCCTGAATATAATGACCGGTTTTCAGAATAAAGCTATTAGAAGCTTAATTGCCGCGATGGAATATGCAGCTGACGAGGATTTAATAAATTATTTTCTTTTTGACTTAACTACTACAAATAAAATATTGGGAGAAGTTTATAAAATACAAGCTACAACCCAAACAAAAATTCCCAAAACATTTATTGACAAACTTAAGTACGCAATAAATAAAAAGCAAAATCGTGTGAAAAATTATGCGAATTTTGAATTAAGCGACCGTGAACTGGAAACACTAAAACTTATTGCTCAAAACTTAACGAATCTGGAAATTGCGGATAAACTGTTTGTTTCTGTCAACACTGTTAAAACACACTTAAAGAATATCTACATTAAACTTGATGTAAACAGCCGGTCTAAAGCTGCTACGAAAGCAAAAAAAAATCAATTGATTTAG